One part of the Ziziphus jujuba cultivar Dongzao chromosome 2, ASM3175591v1 genome encodes these proteins:
- the LOC107419734 gene encoding DNA-binding protein RHL1 isoform X7, with product MGRGSSKKKEETGNGGGEEKPETTERSRLKTLAFSNNMLSHTPANPAQPLSPSKSVTKHHGKDILKKSHRKNRFLFSFPGLLAPIAGGKLGELKDLGTKNPLLYLHFPQGRMKLFGTIVYPKNRYLTLQFPRGGKNVMCEDYFDNMIVFSDAWWIGKQEENPEEAQLDFPKELSDGQHTEYDFKGGAGATCINKQCDQKNASIHLEARSPKPNLKDDLSDDENRDFMNVTPVRHSARTAGKTFKFAEASSGDDSVESDSDEYEREDKKAVGHDSSSRKHVSEKDENLCSEIFEIDEKDVGEGTESAISIAKSKKQFKKVTREDSSSNHSSLVQTTISTLFNKVEEKKTPRNPGEVPLQKVSGQKSRHTDTGRKINEDGGPRKRAKVINEEYSSRKSTVKKEENEGRII from the exons ATGGGGAGAGGTTCAtcgaagaagaaggaggagacAGGAAATGGTGGTGGGGAGGAGAAGCCAGAGACCACAGAGCGCAGCAGGCTCAAAACCCTGGCTTTCTCCAACAACATGCTTTCACATACCCCAGCCAACCCCGCCCAACCTCTTTCACCTTCCAAATCTGTCACCAAACACCACGGCAAAGACATCCTCAAGAAATCCCACCGGAAGAACAGGTTCCTCTTCTCCTTCCCCGGCCTCCTCGCTCCCATCGCCGGCGGAAAGCTCGGCGAGCTCAAGGATTTGGGTACCAAGAACCCCCTTCTCTACCTTCATTTCCCTCAG GGTCGTATGAAGTTGTTCGGCACCATTGTGTATCCCAAGAATAGGTATTTGACTCTGCAGTTCCCGAGGGGCGGAAAAAATGTCATGTGTGAGGACTACTTTGATAATATG ATTGTATTTTCTGATGCATGGTGGATTGGGAAACAAGAGGAGAATCCAGAAGAAGCCCAACTTGATTTCCCCAAGGAACTAAGTGAT GGGCAACATACTGAATATGACTTCAAAGGCGGTGCCGGTGCAACGTGTATTAATAAGCAATGTGACCAGAAAAATGCTAGCATACATCTTGAAGCACGATCTCCTAAGCCTAATCTTAAAGATGATTTATCTGATGATGAAAACAGAGATTTTATGAATGTAACTCCAGTTCGACATTCAGCAAGAACTGCTGGGAAAACATTCAA aTTTGCAGAAGCTTCTTCTGGAGATGATTCGGTTGAGAGTGACTCCGATGAATATGAACGAGAAGATAAAAAAGCTGTGGGGCACGATTCATCATCCAGGAAACATGTTAGTGAAAA GGATGAAAATCTGTGCTCTGAAATCTTTGAAATTGATGAAAAGGATGTTGGGGAAGGAACTGAGTCTGCCATATCAATTGCCAAGTCTAAGAAACAGTTCAAGAAGGTGACTAGGGAAGACTCAAGCAGTAATCATAGTTCACTTGTTCAGACTACCATATCGACGTTATTCAATAAAGTAGAGGAAAAG AAGACACCAAGAAATCCAGGAGAAGTCCCATTACAAAAAG TGTCTGGCCAGAAGTCGCGGCACACTGATACAGGAAGGAAGATTAATGAG GATGGAGGACCAAGGAAAAGGGCAAAAGTGATAAATGAGGAATATTCAA GCAGGAAAAGCACagtaaaaaaggaagaaaatgag GGCCGCATAATCTGA
- the LOC107419734 gene encoding DNA-binding protein RHL1 isoform X5: MGRGSSKKKEETGNGGGEEKPETTERSRLKTLAFSNNMLSHTPANPAQPLSPSKSVTKHHGKDILKKSHRKNRFLFSFPGLLAPIAGGKLGELKDLGTKNPLLYLHFPQGRMKLFGTIVYPKNRYLTLQFPRGGKNVMCEDYFDNMIVFSDAWWIGKQEENPEEAQLDFPKELSDGQHTEYDFKGGAGATCINKQCDQKNASIHLEARSPKPNLKDDLSDDENRDFMNVTPVRHSARTAGKTFKFAEASSGDDSVESDSDEYEREDKKAVGHDSSSRKHVSEKDENLCSEIFEIDEKDVGEGTESAISIAKSKKQFKKVTREDSSSNHSSLVQTTISTLFNKVEEKKTPRNPGEVPLQKVSGQKSRHTDTGRKINEDGGPRKRAKVINEEYSSRKSTVKKEENEVEEDKVEEFSSDSQDTDGSDEDWPA, translated from the exons ATGGGGAGAGGTTCAtcgaagaagaaggaggagacAGGAAATGGTGGTGGGGAGGAGAAGCCAGAGACCACAGAGCGCAGCAGGCTCAAAACCCTGGCTTTCTCCAACAACATGCTTTCACATACCCCAGCCAACCCCGCCCAACCTCTTTCACCTTCCAAATCTGTCACCAAACACCACGGCAAAGACATCCTCAAGAAATCCCACCGGAAGAACAGGTTCCTCTTCTCCTTCCCCGGCCTCCTCGCTCCCATCGCCGGCGGAAAGCTCGGCGAGCTCAAGGATTTGGGTACCAAGAACCCCCTTCTCTACCTTCATTTCCCTCAG GGTCGTATGAAGTTGTTCGGCACCATTGTGTATCCCAAGAATAGGTATTTGACTCTGCAGTTCCCGAGGGGCGGAAAAAATGTCATGTGTGAGGACTACTTTGATAATATG ATTGTATTTTCTGATGCATGGTGGATTGGGAAACAAGAGGAGAATCCAGAAGAAGCCCAACTTGATTTCCCCAAGGAACTAAGTGAT GGGCAACATACTGAATATGACTTCAAAGGCGGTGCCGGTGCAACGTGTATTAATAAGCAATGTGACCAGAAAAATGCTAGCATACATCTTGAAGCACGATCTCCTAAGCCTAATCTTAAAGATGATTTATCTGATGATGAAAACAGAGATTTTATGAATGTAACTCCAGTTCGACATTCAGCAAGAACTGCTGGGAAAACATTCAA aTTTGCAGAAGCTTCTTCTGGAGATGATTCGGTTGAGAGTGACTCCGATGAATATGAACGAGAAGATAAAAAAGCTGTGGGGCACGATTCATCATCCAGGAAACATGTTAGTGAAAA GGATGAAAATCTGTGCTCTGAAATCTTTGAAATTGATGAAAAGGATGTTGGGGAAGGAACTGAGTCTGCCATATCAATTGCCAAGTCTAAGAAACAGTTCAAGAAGGTGACTAGGGAAGACTCAAGCAGTAATCATAGTTCACTTGTTCAGACTACCATATCGACGTTATTCAATAAAGTAGAGGAAAAG AAGACACCAAGAAATCCAGGAGAAGTCCCATTACAAAAAG TGTCTGGCCAGAAGTCGCGGCACACTGATACAGGAAGGAAGATTAATGAG GATGGAGGACCAAGGAAAAGGGCAAAAGTGATAAATGAGGAATATTCAA GCAGGAAAAGCACagtaaaaaaggaagaaaatgag GTTGAAGAGGACAAGGTTGAAGAATTTTCAAGTGATTCACAG GATACGGATGGAAGTGACGAAGACTGGCCTGCTTGA
- the LOC107419734 gene encoding DNA-binding protein RHL1 isoform X9 has translation MGRGSSKKKEETGNGGGEEKPETTERSRLKTLAFSNNMLSHTPANPAQPLSPSKSVTKHHGKDILKKSHRKNRFLFSFPGLLAPIAGGKLGELKDLGTKNPLLYLHFPQGRMKLFGTIVYPKNRYLTLQFPRGGKNVMCEDYFDNMIVFSDAWWIGKQEENPEEAQLDFPKELSDGQHTEYDFKGGAGATCINKQCDQKNASIHLEARSPKPNLKDDLSDDENRDFMNVTPVRHSARTAGKTFKFAEASSGDDSVESDSDEYEREDKKAVGHDSSSRKHVSEKDENLCSEIFEIDEKDVGEGTESAISIAKSKKQFKKVTREDSSSNHSSLVQTTISTLFNKVEEKVEEDKVEEFSSDSQDTDGSDEDWPA, from the exons ATGGGGAGAGGTTCAtcgaagaagaaggaggagacAGGAAATGGTGGTGGGGAGGAGAAGCCAGAGACCACAGAGCGCAGCAGGCTCAAAACCCTGGCTTTCTCCAACAACATGCTTTCACATACCCCAGCCAACCCCGCCCAACCTCTTTCACCTTCCAAATCTGTCACCAAACACCACGGCAAAGACATCCTCAAGAAATCCCACCGGAAGAACAGGTTCCTCTTCTCCTTCCCCGGCCTCCTCGCTCCCATCGCCGGCGGAAAGCTCGGCGAGCTCAAGGATTTGGGTACCAAGAACCCCCTTCTCTACCTTCATTTCCCTCAG GGTCGTATGAAGTTGTTCGGCACCATTGTGTATCCCAAGAATAGGTATTTGACTCTGCAGTTCCCGAGGGGCGGAAAAAATGTCATGTGTGAGGACTACTTTGATAATATG ATTGTATTTTCTGATGCATGGTGGATTGGGAAACAAGAGGAGAATCCAGAAGAAGCCCAACTTGATTTCCCCAAGGAACTAAGTGAT GGGCAACATACTGAATATGACTTCAAAGGCGGTGCCGGTGCAACGTGTATTAATAAGCAATGTGACCAGAAAAATGCTAGCATACATCTTGAAGCACGATCTCCTAAGCCTAATCTTAAAGATGATTTATCTGATGATGAAAACAGAGATTTTATGAATGTAACTCCAGTTCGACATTCAGCAAGAACTGCTGGGAAAACATTCAA aTTTGCAGAAGCTTCTTCTGGAGATGATTCGGTTGAGAGTGACTCCGATGAATATGAACGAGAAGATAAAAAAGCTGTGGGGCACGATTCATCATCCAGGAAACATGTTAGTGAAAA GGATGAAAATCTGTGCTCTGAAATCTTTGAAATTGATGAAAAGGATGTTGGGGAAGGAACTGAGTCTGCCATATCAATTGCCAAGTCTAAGAAACAGTTCAAGAAGGTGACTAGGGAAGACTCAAGCAGTAATCATAGTTCACTTGTTCAGACTACCATATCGACGTTATTCAATAAAGTAGAGGAAAAG GTTGAAGAGGACAAGGTTGAAGAATTTTCAAGTGATTCACAG GATACGGATGGAAGTGACGAAGACTGGCCTGCTTGA
- the LOC107419734 gene encoding DNA-binding protein RHL1 isoform X2: MGRGSSKKKEETGNGGGEEKPETTERSRLKTLAFSNNMLSHTPANPAQPLSPSKSVTKHHGKDILKKSHRKNRFLFSFPGLLAPIAGGKLGELKDLGTKNPLLYLHFPQGRMKLFGTIVYPKNRYLTLQFPRGGKNVMCEDYFDNMIVFSDAWWIGKQEENPEEAQLDFPKELSDGQHTEYDFKGGAGATCINKQCDQKNASIHLEARSPKPNLKDDLSDDENRDFMNVTPVRHSARTAGKTFKFAEASSGDDSVESDSDEYEREDKKAVGHDSSSRKHVSEKDENLCSEIFEIDEKDVGEGTESAISIAKSKKQFKKVTREDSSSNHSSLVQTTISTLFNKVEEKTPRNPGEVPLQKVSGQKSRHTDTGRKINEDGGPRKRAKVINEEYSSRKSTVKKEENEVEEKDCLTYNTSSFKFEQVIHQKKKKKKNQSH, encoded by the exons ATGGGGAGAGGTTCAtcgaagaagaaggaggagacAGGAAATGGTGGTGGGGAGGAGAAGCCAGAGACCACAGAGCGCAGCAGGCTCAAAACCCTGGCTTTCTCCAACAACATGCTTTCACATACCCCAGCCAACCCCGCCCAACCTCTTTCACCTTCCAAATCTGTCACCAAACACCACGGCAAAGACATCCTCAAGAAATCCCACCGGAAGAACAGGTTCCTCTTCTCCTTCCCCGGCCTCCTCGCTCCCATCGCCGGCGGAAAGCTCGGCGAGCTCAAGGATTTGGGTACCAAGAACCCCCTTCTCTACCTTCATTTCCCTCAG GGTCGTATGAAGTTGTTCGGCACCATTGTGTATCCCAAGAATAGGTATTTGACTCTGCAGTTCCCGAGGGGCGGAAAAAATGTCATGTGTGAGGACTACTTTGATAATATG ATTGTATTTTCTGATGCATGGTGGATTGGGAAACAAGAGGAGAATCCAGAAGAAGCCCAACTTGATTTCCCCAAGGAACTAAGTGAT GGGCAACATACTGAATATGACTTCAAAGGCGGTGCCGGTGCAACGTGTATTAATAAGCAATGTGACCAGAAAAATGCTAGCATACATCTTGAAGCACGATCTCCTAAGCCTAATCTTAAAGATGATTTATCTGATGATGAAAACAGAGATTTTATGAATGTAACTCCAGTTCGACATTCAGCAAGAACTGCTGGGAAAACATTCAA aTTTGCAGAAGCTTCTTCTGGAGATGATTCGGTTGAGAGTGACTCCGATGAATATGAACGAGAAGATAAAAAAGCTGTGGGGCACGATTCATCATCCAGGAAACATGTTAGTGAAAA GGATGAAAATCTGTGCTCTGAAATCTTTGAAATTGATGAAAAGGATGTTGGGGAAGGAACTGAGTCTGCCATATCAATTGCCAAGTCTAAGAAACAGTTCAAGAAGGTGACTAGGGAAGACTCAAGCAGTAATCATAGTTCACTTGTTCAGACTACCATATCGACGTTATTCAATAAAGTAGAGGAAAAG ACACCAAGAAATCCAGGAGAAGTCCCATTACAAAAAG TGTCTGGCCAGAAGTCGCGGCACACTGATACAGGAAGGAAGATTAATGAG GATGGAGGACCAAGGAAAAGGGCAAAAGTGATAAATGAGGAATATTCAA GCAGGAAAAGCACagtaaaaaaggaagaaaatgag GTTGAAGAGAAGGACTGTTTAACATACAATACAAGCAGTTTCAAATTTGAACaagttattcaccaaaaaaaaaaaaaaaaaaaaaatcaatctcaTTGA
- the LOC107419734 gene encoding DNA-binding protein RHL1 isoform X6, with amino-acid sequence MGRGSSKKKEETGNGGGEEKPETTERSRLKTLAFSNNMLSHTPANPAQPLSPSKSVTKHHGKDILKKSHRKNRFLFSFPGLLAPIAGGKLGELKDLGTKNPLLYLHFPQGRMKLFGTIVYPKNRYLTLQFPRGGKNVMCEDYFDNMIVFSDAWWIGKQEENPEEAQLDFPKELSDGQHTEYDFKGGAGATCINKQCDQKNASIHLEARSPKPNLKDDLSDDENRDFMNVTPVRHSARTAGKTFKFAEASSGDDSVESDSDEYEREDKKAVGHDSSSRKHDVGEGTESAISIAKSKKQFKKVTREDSSSNHSSLVQTTISTLFNKVEEKKTPRNPGEVPLQKVSGQKSRHTDTGRKINEDGGPRKRAKVINEEYSSRKSTVKKEENEVEEKDCLTYNTSSFKFEQVIHQKKKKKKNQSH; translated from the exons ATGGGGAGAGGTTCAtcgaagaagaaggaggagacAGGAAATGGTGGTGGGGAGGAGAAGCCAGAGACCACAGAGCGCAGCAGGCTCAAAACCCTGGCTTTCTCCAACAACATGCTTTCACATACCCCAGCCAACCCCGCCCAACCTCTTTCACCTTCCAAATCTGTCACCAAACACCACGGCAAAGACATCCTCAAGAAATCCCACCGGAAGAACAGGTTCCTCTTCTCCTTCCCCGGCCTCCTCGCTCCCATCGCCGGCGGAAAGCTCGGCGAGCTCAAGGATTTGGGTACCAAGAACCCCCTTCTCTACCTTCATTTCCCTCAG GGTCGTATGAAGTTGTTCGGCACCATTGTGTATCCCAAGAATAGGTATTTGACTCTGCAGTTCCCGAGGGGCGGAAAAAATGTCATGTGTGAGGACTACTTTGATAATATG ATTGTATTTTCTGATGCATGGTGGATTGGGAAACAAGAGGAGAATCCAGAAGAAGCCCAACTTGATTTCCCCAAGGAACTAAGTGAT GGGCAACATACTGAATATGACTTCAAAGGCGGTGCCGGTGCAACGTGTATTAATAAGCAATGTGACCAGAAAAATGCTAGCATACATCTTGAAGCACGATCTCCTAAGCCTAATCTTAAAGATGATTTATCTGATGATGAAAACAGAGATTTTATGAATGTAACTCCAGTTCGACATTCAGCAAGAACTGCTGGGAAAACATTCAA aTTTGCAGAAGCTTCTTCTGGAGATGATTCGGTTGAGAGTGACTCCGATGAATATGAACGAGAAGATAAAAAAGCTGTGGGGCACGATTCATCATCCAGGAAACAT GATGTTGGGGAAGGAACTGAGTCTGCCATATCAATTGCCAAGTCTAAGAAACAGTTCAAGAAGGTGACTAGGGAAGACTCAAGCAGTAATCATAGTTCACTTGTTCAGACTACCATATCGACGTTATTCAATAAAGTAGAGGAAAAG AAGACACCAAGAAATCCAGGAGAAGTCCCATTACAAAAAG TGTCTGGCCAGAAGTCGCGGCACACTGATACAGGAAGGAAGATTAATGAG GATGGAGGACCAAGGAAAAGGGCAAAAGTGATAAATGAGGAATATTCAA GCAGGAAAAGCACagtaaaaaaggaagaaaatgag GTTGAAGAGAAGGACTGTTTAACATACAATACAAGCAGTTTCAAATTTGAACaagttattcaccaaaaaaaaaaaaaaaaaaaaaatcaatctcaTTGA
- the LOC107419734 gene encoding DNA-binding protein RHL1 isoform X3, with protein sequence MGRGSSKKKEETGNGGGEEKPETTERSRLKTLAFSNNMLSHTPANPAQPLSPSKSVTKHHGKDILKKSHRKNRFLFSFPGLLAPIAGGKLGELKDLGTKNPLLYLHFPQGRMKLFGTIVYPKNRYLTLQFPRGGKNVMCEDYFDNMIVFSDAWWIGKQEENPEEAQLDFPKELSDGQHTEYDFKGGAGATCINKQCDQKNASIHLEARSPKPNLKDDLSDDENRDFMNVTPVRHSARTAGKTFKFAEASSGDDSVESDSDEYEREDKKAVGHDSSSRKHTKDENLCSEIFEIDEKDVGEGTESAISIAKSKKQFKKVTREDSSSNHSSLVQTTISTLFNKVEEKKTPRNPGEVPLQKVSGQKSRHTDTGRKINEDGGPRKRAKVINEEYSSRKSTVKKEENEVEEKDCLTYNTSSFKFEQVIHQKKKKKKNQSH encoded by the exons ATGGGGAGAGGTTCAtcgaagaagaaggaggagacAGGAAATGGTGGTGGGGAGGAGAAGCCAGAGACCACAGAGCGCAGCAGGCTCAAAACCCTGGCTTTCTCCAACAACATGCTTTCACATACCCCAGCCAACCCCGCCCAACCTCTTTCACCTTCCAAATCTGTCACCAAACACCACGGCAAAGACATCCTCAAGAAATCCCACCGGAAGAACAGGTTCCTCTTCTCCTTCCCCGGCCTCCTCGCTCCCATCGCCGGCGGAAAGCTCGGCGAGCTCAAGGATTTGGGTACCAAGAACCCCCTTCTCTACCTTCATTTCCCTCAG GGTCGTATGAAGTTGTTCGGCACCATTGTGTATCCCAAGAATAGGTATTTGACTCTGCAGTTCCCGAGGGGCGGAAAAAATGTCATGTGTGAGGACTACTTTGATAATATG ATTGTATTTTCTGATGCATGGTGGATTGGGAAACAAGAGGAGAATCCAGAAGAAGCCCAACTTGATTTCCCCAAGGAACTAAGTGAT GGGCAACATACTGAATATGACTTCAAAGGCGGTGCCGGTGCAACGTGTATTAATAAGCAATGTGACCAGAAAAATGCTAGCATACATCTTGAAGCACGATCTCCTAAGCCTAATCTTAAAGATGATTTATCTGATGATGAAAACAGAGATTTTATGAATGTAACTCCAGTTCGACATTCAGCAAGAACTGCTGGGAAAACATTCAA aTTTGCAGAAGCTTCTTCTGGAGATGATTCGGTTGAGAGTGACTCCGATGAATATGAACGAGAAGATAAAAAAGCTGTGGGGCACGATTCATCATCCAGGAAACAT ACAAAGGATGAAAATCTGTGCTCTGAAATCTTTGAAATTGATGAAAAGGATGTTGGGGAAGGAACTGAGTCTGCCATATCAATTGCCAAGTCTAAGAAACAGTTCAAGAAGGTGACTAGGGAAGACTCAAGCAGTAATCATAGTTCACTTGTTCAGACTACCATATCGACGTTATTCAATAAAGTAGAGGAAAAG AAGACACCAAGAAATCCAGGAGAAGTCCCATTACAAAAAG TGTCTGGCCAGAAGTCGCGGCACACTGATACAGGAAGGAAGATTAATGAG GATGGAGGACCAAGGAAAAGGGCAAAAGTGATAAATGAGGAATATTCAA GCAGGAAAAGCACagtaaaaaaggaagaaaatgag GTTGAAGAGAAGGACTGTTTAACATACAATACAAGCAGTTTCAAATTTGAACaagttattcaccaaaaaaaaaaaaaaaaaaaaaatcaatctcaTTGA
- the LOC107419734 gene encoding DNA-binding protein RHL1 isoform X1 — protein MGRGSSKKKEETGNGGGEEKPETTERSRLKTLAFSNNMLSHTPANPAQPLSPSKSVTKHHGKDILKKSHRKNRFLFSFPGLLAPIAGGKLGELKDLGTKNPLLYLHFPQGRMKLFGTIVYPKNRYLTLQFPRGGKNVMCEDYFDNMIVFSDAWWIGKQEENPEEAQLDFPKELSDGQHTEYDFKGGAGATCINKQCDQKNASIHLEARSPKPNLKDDLSDDENRDFMNVTPVRHSARTAGKTFKFAEASSGDDSVESDSDEYEREDKKAVGHDSSSRKHVSEKDENLCSEIFEIDEKDVGEGTESAISIAKSKKQFKKVTREDSSSNHSSLVQTTISTLFNKVEEKKTPRNPGEVPLQKVSGQKSRHTDTGRKINEDGGPRKRAKVINEEYSSRKSTVKKEENEVEEKDCLTYNTSSFKFEQVIHQKKKKKKNQSH, from the exons ATGGGGAGAGGTTCAtcgaagaagaaggaggagacAGGAAATGGTGGTGGGGAGGAGAAGCCAGAGACCACAGAGCGCAGCAGGCTCAAAACCCTGGCTTTCTCCAACAACATGCTTTCACATACCCCAGCCAACCCCGCCCAACCTCTTTCACCTTCCAAATCTGTCACCAAACACCACGGCAAAGACATCCTCAAGAAATCCCACCGGAAGAACAGGTTCCTCTTCTCCTTCCCCGGCCTCCTCGCTCCCATCGCCGGCGGAAAGCTCGGCGAGCTCAAGGATTTGGGTACCAAGAACCCCCTTCTCTACCTTCATTTCCCTCAG GGTCGTATGAAGTTGTTCGGCACCATTGTGTATCCCAAGAATAGGTATTTGACTCTGCAGTTCCCGAGGGGCGGAAAAAATGTCATGTGTGAGGACTACTTTGATAATATG ATTGTATTTTCTGATGCATGGTGGATTGGGAAACAAGAGGAGAATCCAGAAGAAGCCCAACTTGATTTCCCCAAGGAACTAAGTGAT GGGCAACATACTGAATATGACTTCAAAGGCGGTGCCGGTGCAACGTGTATTAATAAGCAATGTGACCAGAAAAATGCTAGCATACATCTTGAAGCACGATCTCCTAAGCCTAATCTTAAAGATGATTTATCTGATGATGAAAACAGAGATTTTATGAATGTAACTCCAGTTCGACATTCAGCAAGAACTGCTGGGAAAACATTCAA aTTTGCAGAAGCTTCTTCTGGAGATGATTCGGTTGAGAGTGACTCCGATGAATATGAACGAGAAGATAAAAAAGCTGTGGGGCACGATTCATCATCCAGGAAACATGTTAGTGAAAA GGATGAAAATCTGTGCTCTGAAATCTTTGAAATTGATGAAAAGGATGTTGGGGAAGGAACTGAGTCTGCCATATCAATTGCCAAGTCTAAGAAACAGTTCAAGAAGGTGACTAGGGAAGACTCAAGCAGTAATCATAGTTCACTTGTTCAGACTACCATATCGACGTTATTCAATAAAGTAGAGGAAAAG AAGACACCAAGAAATCCAGGAGAAGTCCCATTACAAAAAG TGTCTGGCCAGAAGTCGCGGCACACTGATACAGGAAGGAAGATTAATGAG GATGGAGGACCAAGGAAAAGGGCAAAAGTGATAAATGAGGAATATTCAA GCAGGAAAAGCACagtaaaaaaggaagaaaatgag GTTGAAGAGAAGGACTGTTTAACATACAATACAAGCAGTTTCAAATTTGAACaagttattcaccaaaaaaaaaaaaaaaaaaaaaatcaatctcaTTGA
- the LOC107419734 gene encoding DNA-binding protein RHL1 isoform X4, whose product MGRGSSKKKEETGNGGGEEKPETTERSRLKTLAFSNNMLSHTPANPAQPLSPSKSVTKHHGKDILKKSHRKNRFLFSFPGLLAPIAGGKLGELKDLGTKNPLLYLHFPQGRMKLFGTIVYPKNRYLTLQFPRGGKNVMCEDYFDNMIVFSDAWWIGKQEENPEEAQLDFPKELSDGQHTEYDFKGGAGATCINKQCDQKNASIHLEARSPKPNLKDDLSDDENRDFMNVTPVRHSARTAGKTFKFAEASSGDDSVESDSDEYEREDKKAVGHDSSSRKHVSEKDENLCSEIFEIDEKDVGEGTESAISIAKSKKQFKKVTREDSSSNHSSLVQTTISTLFNKVEEKKTPRNPGEVPLQKVSGQKSRHTDTGRKINEDGGPRKRAKVINEEYSSRKSTVKKEENEMSRLIKGINYTVRIFWSSQTKGKEIRVGII is encoded by the exons ATGGGGAGAGGTTCAtcgaagaagaaggaggagacAGGAAATGGTGGTGGGGAGGAGAAGCCAGAGACCACAGAGCGCAGCAGGCTCAAAACCCTGGCTTTCTCCAACAACATGCTTTCACATACCCCAGCCAACCCCGCCCAACCTCTTTCACCTTCCAAATCTGTCACCAAACACCACGGCAAAGACATCCTCAAGAAATCCCACCGGAAGAACAGGTTCCTCTTCTCCTTCCCCGGCCTCCTCGCTCCCATCGCCGGCGGAAAGCTCGGCGAGCTCAAGGATTTGGGTACCAAGAACCCCCTTCTCTACCTTCATTTCCCTCAG GGTCGTATGAAGTTGTTCGGCACCATTGTGTATCCCAAGAATAGGTATTTGACTCTGCAGTTCCCGAGGGGCGGAAAAAATGTCATGTGTGAGGACTACTTTGATAATATG ATTGTATTTTCTGATGCATGGTGGATTGGGAAACAAGAGGAGAATCCAGAAGAAGCCCAACTTGATTTCCCCAAGGAACTAAGTGAT GGGCAACATACTGAATATGACTTCAAAGGCGGTGCCGGTGCAACGTGTATTAATAAGCAATGTGACCAGAAAAATGCTAGCATACATCTTGAAGCACGATCTCCTAAGCCTAATCTTAAAGATGATTTATCTGATGATGAAAACAGAGATTTTATGAATGTAACTCCAGTTCGACATTCAGCAAGAACTGCTGGGAAAACATTCAA aTTTGCAGAAGCTTCTTCTGGAGATGATTCGGTTGAGAGTGACTCCGATGAATATGAACGAGAAGATAAAAAAGCTGTGGGGCACGATTCATCATCCAGGAAACATGTTAGTGAAAA GGATGAAAATCTGTGCTCTGAAATCTTTGAAATTGATGAAAAGGATGTTGGGGAAGGAACTGAGTCTGCCATATCAATTGCCAAGTCTAAGAAACAGTTCAAGAAGGTGACTAGGGAAGACTCAAGCAGTAATCATAGTTCACTTGTTCAGACTACCATATCGACGTTATTCAATAAAGTAGAGGAAAAG AAGACACCAAGAAATCCAGGAGAAGTCCCATTACAAAAAG TGTCTGGCCAGAAGTCGCGGCACACTGATACAGGAAGGAAGATTAATGAG GATGGAGGACCAAGGAAAAGGGCAAAAGTGATAAATGAGGAATATTCAA GCAGGAAAAGCACagtaaaaaaggaagaaaatgag ATGTCTAGGTTGATCAAAGGTATTAATTATACCGTCAGAATCTTTTGGAGCTCCCAAACAAAAGGTAAAGAGATCAGAGTTGGAATCATATGA